The following are from one region of the Staphylococcus argenteus genome:
- a CDS encoding E domain-containing protein, whose translation MREKKGPVNKRVDFLSNKLNKYSIRKFTVGTASILIGSLMFLGTQQEAEAAENNSEKPTTLKDNVQSKEVKTEEVTKKDTVPQGIETKSEVTSNKETIEHGPSVKAEGISKKEDTPKEVGNVGEVQSKSLVAHNAETPKVRKARSVDKGSFDITRDSKNVVKSTPITIQGKEHFEGYGSVDIQSNPEDLKVSEVTRFNNKSIGRNELTGALQLKNKVSFKNDFEFNIRVANNHQSVTTGADGWGFLFSKGDGNEYLQKGGILGPKGMENSAGFKIDTGYNFKDPMDKEEKQAGQGFKGYGTFVKTGTDGATSKVGANIPTRGKADNSFQYADNSVDTTDGKFHGQLLNNLKLAYNEQSGIMRAEYAGKVWEANITDLGLNKSEAYNFLITSSQRQGTSQGVYANGWMRTDLNNSTFKLTPNLVNKTETKTVEIPFETKREFNPKLQPGEERVKQEGQPGSKTITTPITVNPLTGEKVGEGQPTEEITKQPVDKIVEFGGEKIPQGHKDIFDPNLPTDQTEKVPGKPGIKNPDTGKVIEEPVDDVTKHGPKTGTPETKTVEIPFETKREFNPKLQPGEERVKQEGQPGSKTITTPITVNPLTGEKVGEGQPTEEITKQPVDKIVEFGGEKIPQGHKDIFDPNLPTDQTEKVPGKPGIKNPDTGKVIEEPVDDVTKHGPKTGTPETKTVEIPFETKREFNPKLQPGEERVKQEGQPGSKTITTPITVNPLTGEKVGEGQPTEEITKQPVDKIVEFGGEKIPQGHKDIFDPNLPTDQTEKVPGKPGIKNPDTGKVIEEPVDDVIKHGPKTGTPETKTVEIPFETKREFNPKLQPGEERVKQEGQPGSKTITTPITVNPLTGEKVGEGQPTEEITKQPVDKIVEFGGEKIPQGHKDIFDPNLPTDQTEKVPGKPGIKNPDTGKVIEEPVDDVTKHGPKTGTPETKTVEIPFETKREFNPKLQPGEERVKQEGQPGSKTITTPITVNPLTGEKVGEGQPTEEITKQPVDKIVEFGGEKIPQGHKDIFDPNLPTDQTEKVPGKPGIKNPDTGKVIEEPVDDVTKHGPKTGTPETKTVEIPFETKREFNPKLQPGEERVKQEGQPGSKTITTPITVNPLTGEKVGEGQPTEEITKQPVDKIVEFGGEKIPQGHKDIFDPNLPTDQTEKVPGKPGIKNPDTGKVIEEPVDDVTKHGPKTGTPETKTVEIPFETKREFNPKLQPGEERVKQEGQPGSKTITTPITVNPLTGEKVGEGQPTEEITKQPVDKIVEFGGEKIPQGHKDIFDPNLPTDQTEKVPGKPGIKNPDTGKVIEEPVDDVTKHGPKTGTPETKTVEIPFETKREFNPKLQPGEERVKQEGQPGSKTITTPITVNPLTGEKVGEGQPTEEITKQPVDKIVEFGGEKIPQGHKDIFDPNLPTDQTEKVPGKPGIKNPDTGKVIEEPVDDVIKHGPKTGTPETKTVEIPFETKREFNPKLQPGEERVKQEGQPGSKTITTPITVNPLTGEKVGEGQPTEEITKQPVDKIVEFGGEKPKDPKGPKNPEKPSRPTHPSGPVNPKNPGLSKDRAKPNDPVHSIDKNGKVRKSKIAKESVANQEKKRAELPKTGVESTQKGLIFSSIIGIAGLMLLARRRKN comes from the coding sequence ATGAGAGAAAAGAAAGGACCGGTAAATAAAAGAGTAGATTTTCTATCAAATAAATTGAATAAATATTCAATAAGAAAATTTACAGTTGGAACAGCATCTATTTTAATTGGCTCATTAATGTTTTTAGGAACTCAACAAGAGGCAGAAGCAGCTGAAAATAATTCTGAGAAACCAACTACTTTAAAAGATAATGTCCAATCAAAAGAAGTGAAGACTGAAGAAGTTACAAAAAAAGACACTGTGCCACAAGGAATAGAAACTAAATCTGAAGTAACTTCAAACAAAGAAACAATCGAACATGGACCATCGGTAAAAGCTGAAGGTATATCAAAAAAGGAGGATACACCAAAAGAAGTAGGCAATGTCGGTGAAGTTCAGTCGAAATCCTTAGTCGCTCATAATGCTGAGACACCTAAGGTTAGAAAAGCTCGCTCTGTTGATAAAGGCTCTTTTGATATTACACGAGATTCTAAGAATGTAGTTAAATCTACCCCTATTACAATTCAAGGTAAAGAACATTTTGAAGGTTACGGGAGTGTTGATATACAAAGCAATCCAGAGGATCTAAAGGTATCTGAAGTCACTCGTTTCAATAATAAAAGTATTGGAAGAAACGAATTGACAGGAGCATTACAATTAAAGAATAAAGTTTCTTTTAAAAATGACTTTGAGTTTAACATTAGAGTAGCTAATAATCATCAATCGGTAACAACTGGCGCTGATGGATGGGGGTTCTTATTTAGTAAAGGTGACGGTAACGAATATTTACAAAAGGGAGGTATATTAGGCCCAAAAGGAATGGAAAATTCAGCAGGATTTAAAATTGATACAGGGTATAATTTTAAAGATCCCATGGATAAAGAAGAGAAACAGGCAGGACAAGGATTTAAAGGGTATGGTACATTTGTAAAAACAGGTACTGACGGGGCTACATCAAAGGTTGGAGCAAACATACCAACAAGAGGTAAAGCGGATAATTCATTCCAATATGCAGATAATTCTGTTGATACTACAGATGGAAAATTTCATGGTCAATTACTTAATAATTTAAAATTAGCATACAATGAACAATCGGGTATAATGAGAGCGGAATATGCTGGTAAAGTTTGGGAAGCCAATATAACAGATTTGGGATTGAATAAATCTGAAGCATACAACTTTTTAATTACTTCTAGTCAAAGACAGGGGACATCTCAAGGTGTCTATGCAAATGGTTGGATGAGAACAGATTTAAATAATTCAACATTTAAGTTAACTCCAAACCTAGTTAATAAAACAGAAACAAAAACAGTAGAGATACCGTTTGAAACAAAACGTGAGTTTAATCCGAAGTTACAACCTGGTGAAGAGCGAGTAAAACAAGAAGGGCAACCAGGAAGTAAGACAATCACAACGCCAATCACGGTGAACCCATTAACAGGTGAAAAAGTTGGCGAGGGTCAACCAACAGAAGAAATCACAAAACAACCAGTAGATAAGATTGTAGAATTCGGTGGCGAGAAAATACCGCAAGGTCATAAAGATATCTTCGATCCAAACTTACCAACAGATCAAACGGAAAAAGTACCAGGTAAACCAGGAATTAAGAATCCAGACACAGGAAAAGTGATCGAAGAGCCAGTGGATGATGTGACTAAACACGGACCGAAAACAGGTACACCAGAAACAAAAACAGTAGAGATACCGTTTGAGACAAAACGTGAGTTTAATCCGAAGTTACAACCTGGTGAAGAGCGAGTAAAACAAGAAGGGCAACCAGGAAGTAAGACAATCACAACGCCAATCACGGTGAACCCATTAACAGGTGAAAAAGTTGGCGAGGGTCAACCAACAGAAGAAATCACAAAACAACCAGTAGATAAGATTGTAGAATTCGGTGGCGAGAAAATACCGCAAGGTCATAAAGATATCTTCGATCCAAACTTACCAACAGATCAAACGGAAAAAGTACCAGGTAAACCAGGAATTAAGAATCCAGACACAGGAAAAGTGATCGAAGAGCCAGTGGATGATGTGACTAAACACGGACCGAAAACAGGTACACCAGAAACAAAAACAGTAGAGATACCGTTTGAGACAAAACGTGAGTTTAATCCGAAGTTACAACCTGGTGAAGAGCGAGTAAAACAAGAAGGGCAACCAGGAAGTAAGACAATCACAACGCCAATCACGGTGAACCCATTAACAGGTGAAAAAGTTGGTGAGGGTCAACCAACAGAAGAGATCACAAAGCAACCAGTAGATAAGATTGTAGAATTCGGTGGCGAGAAAATACCGCAAGGTCATAAAGATATCTTCGATCCAAACTTACCAACAGATCAAACGGAAAAAGTACCAGGTAAACCAGGAATTAAGAATCCAGACACAGGAAAAGTGATCGAAGAGCCAGTGGATGATGTGATTAAACACGGACCAAAAACAGGTACACCAGAAACAAAAACAGTAGAAATACCGTTCGAGACAAAACGTGAGTTTAATCCAAAATTACAACCTGGTGAAGAGCGAGTGAAACAAGAAGGACAACCAGGAAGTAAGACAATAACAACACCAATCACAGTGAACCCATTAACAGGTGAAAAAGTTGGTGAGGGTCAACCAACAGAAGAGATCACAAAGCAACCAGTAGATAAGATTGTAGAGTTCGGTGGCGAGAAAATACCGCAAGGTCATAAAGATATCTTCGATCCAAACTTACCAACAGATCAAACAGAAAAAGTACCAGGTAAACCAGGAATTAAGAATCCAGACACAGGAAAAGTGATCGAAGAGCCAGTGGATGATGTGACTAAACACGGACCGAAAACAGGTACACCAGAAACAAAAACAGTAGAGATACCGTTTGAGACAAAACGTGAGTTTAATCCGAAGTTACAACCTGGTGAAGAGCGAGTAAAACAAGAAGGGCAACCAGGAAGTAAGACAATCACAACGCCAATCACGGTGAACCCATTAACAGGTGAAAAAGTTGGCGAGGGTCAACCAACAGAAGAAATCACAAAACAACCAGTAGATAAGATTGTAGAATTCGGTGGCGAGAAAATACCGCAAGGTCATAAAGATATCTTCGATCCAAACTTACCAACAGATCAAACGGAAAAAGTACCAGGTAAACCAGGAATTAAGAATCCAGACACAGGAAAAGTGATCGAAGAGCCAGTGGATGATGTGACTAAACACGGACCGAAAACAGGTACACCAGAAACAAAAACAGTAGAGATACCGTTTGAGACAAAACGTGAGTTTAATCCGAAGTTACAACCTGGTGAAGAGCGAGTAAAACAAGAAGGGCAACCAGGAAGTAAGACAATCACAACGCCAATCACGGTGAACCCATTAACAGGTGAAAAAGTTGGTGAGGGTCAACCAACAGAAGAGATCACAAAGCAACCAGTAGATAAGATTGTAGAATTCGGTGGCGAGAAAATACCGCAAGGTCATAAAGATATCTTCGATCCAAACTTACCAACAGATCAAACGGAAAAAGTACCAGGTAAACCAGGAATTAAGAATCCAGACACAGGAAAAGTGATCGAAGAGCCAGTGGATGATGTGACTAAACACGGACCGAAAACAGGTACACCAGAAACAAAAACAGTAGAGATACCGTTTGAGACAAAACGTGAGTTTAATCCGAAGTTACAACCTGGTGAAGAGCGAGTAAAACAAGAAGGGCAACCAGGAAGTAAGACAATCACAACGCCAATCACGGTGAACCCATTAACAGGTGAAAAAGTTGGCGAGGGTCAACCAACAGAAGAGATCACAAAACAACCAGTAGATAAGATTGTAGAATTCGGTGGCGAGAAAATACCGCAAGGTCATAAAGATATCTTCGATCCAAACTTACCAACAGATCAAACGGAAAAAGTACCAGGTAAACCAGGAATTAAGAATCCAGACACAGGAAAAGTGATCGAAGAGCCAGTGGATGATGTGACTAAACACGGACCGAAAACAGGTACACCAGAAACAAAAACAGTAGAGATACCGTTTGAGACAAAACGTGAGTTTAATCCGAAGTTACAACCTGGTGAAGAGCGAGTAAAACAAGAAGGGCAACCAGGAAGTAAGACAATCACAACGCCAATCACGGTGAACCCATTAACAGGTGAAAAAGTTGGTGAGGGTCAACCAACAGAAGAGATCACAAAGCAACCAGTAGATAAGATTGTAGAATTCGGTGGCGAGAAAATACCGCAAGGTCATAAAGATATCTTCGATCCAAACTTACCAACAGATCAAACGGAAAAAGTACCAGGTAAACCAGGAATTAAGAATCCAGACACAGGAAAAGTGATCGAAGAGCCAGTGGATGATGTGATTAAACACGGACCAAAAACAGGTACACCAGAAACAAAAACAGTAGAAATACCGTTCGAGACAAAACGTGAGTTTAATCCAAAATTACAACCTGGTGAAGAGCGAGTGAAACAAGAAGGACAACCAGGAAGTAAGACAATAACAACACCAATCACAGTGAACCCATTAACAGGTGAAAAAGTTGGCGAGGGTCAACCAACAGAAGAGATCACAAAACAACCAGTAGATAAGATTGTAGAGTTCGGTGGCGAGAAACCAAAAGATCCAAAAGGACCTAAAAACCCAGAGAAGCCGAGCAGACCAACTCATCCAAGCGGCCCAGTAAATCCTAAAAATCCAGGATTATCGAAAGACAGAGCAAAACCAAATGACCCAGTTCATTCAATAGATAAAAATGGTAAAGTTAGAAAATCTAAAATTGCTAAAGAATCAGTAGCTAATCAAGAGAAAAAACGAGCAGAATTACCAAAGACAGGTGTAGAA
- a CDS encoding SarA family transcriptional regulator: MNDLKSKINIKLMKRVLTTYKLRKYLKKYFCLTLDNYLVLAYLDSFKNDERKYFMRDIINYIGIDQSRIVKSVKELSKKDYLNKCRDPHDSRNVIIVVSVNQHNHIKKILNEININEL, encoded by the coding sequence ATGAATGATTTGAAAAGCAAGATCAATATTAAATTAATGAAAAGAGTATTAACTACATATAAGCTGCGTAAATATTTAAAAAAATATTTTTGTCTTACATTAGATAATTATTTAGTTTTAGCATATTTAGATTCATTTAAAAACGATGAACGTAAATATTTTATGAGAGATATTATAAATTATATCGGTATAGACCAGTCTAGAATTGTTAAAAGTGTAAAAGAATTATCAAAAAAAGACTACTTGAATAAATGTAGGGACCCGCACGATAGTAGAAATGTAATTATCGTTGTTTCTGTAAATCAACATAATCATATTAAAAAAATTTTGAATGAAATAAATATTAATGAACTATAG
- the sarU gene encoding HTH-type transcriptional regulator SarU, whose product MDYQTFEKVNKLINVEEYIFFLTQELKQQYKLSLKELLILAYFYYKNEHSISLKEIIGDILYKQSDVVKNIKSLSKKGFINKSRNETDERLIFVSVTPMQRKKITCIINELDKIIKGFNKDRDYIKFQWAPKYSKEFFILFMNIMYSKDFLKYRFNLTFLDLSILYVISSRKHEILNLKDLFESIRFMYPQIVRSVNRLNNKGMLIKERSLADERIVLIKINKIQDNTIKSIFTDTSKILKPRKFFF is encoded by the coding sequence GTGGACTATCAAACTTTCGAAAAGGTCAATAAACTCATAAATGTAGAAGAGTACATATTTTTTCTCACTCAAGAGTTAAAGCAACAATATAAATTATCATTAAAAGAATTGTTGATATTAGCATATTTTTATTATAAAAATGAACACAGTATTTCACTAAAAGAAATCATTGGTGACATACTTTACAAACAATCTGATGTTGTAAAGAACATCAAGTCACTATCTAAAAAAGGATTTATAAATAAGTCTAGAAACGAAACAGATGAACGTCTTATTTTTGTTTCAGTCACTCCCATGCAGCGTAAAAAGATTACATGTATTATTAATGAGTTAGATAAAATAATTAAAGGATTTAATAAGGATAGAGACTATATTAAATTTCAATGGGCTCCAAAATATAGCAAAGAATTTTTTATACTTTTTATGAACATTATGTACTCAAAAGATTTTTTGAAATATCGATTTAATTTAACATTTCTTGATTTATCTATATTATATGTAATATCATCTCGAAAACATGAAATACTAAATTTAAAAGATTTGTTTGAAAGTATTAGATTTATGTATCCTCAAATTGTTAGGTCAGTTAATAGATTAAATAATAAAGGTATGCTAATCAAAGAACGATCCCTTGCAGATGAAAGGATTGTGTTAATCAAAATAAATAAAATACAAGATAACACTATTAAAAGCATATTCACAGATACTTCCAAGATTCTCAAACCAAGAAAATTTTTCTTTTAA
- the galU gene encoding UTP--glucose-1-phosphate uridylyltransferase GalU: MKKIKKAIIPAAGLGTRFLPATKAMPKEMLPILDKPTIQYIVEEAARAGIEDIIIVTGRHKRAIEDHFDSQKELEMVLKEKGKSELLEKVQYSTELANIFYVRQKEQKGLGHAISSARQFIGNEPFAVLLGDDIVESEVPAVKQLIDVYEETGHSVIGVQEVPEADTHRYGIIDPLTKNGRQYEVKKFVEKPAQGTAPSNLAIMGRYVLTPEIFDYLKTQKEGAGNEIQLTDAIERMNNDNQVYAYDFEGERYDVGEKLGFVKTTIEFALKDNSMKEELTRFIKELGL; this comes from the coding sequence TTGAAAAAAATAAAAAAGGCAATCATTCCCGCTGCTGGTTTAGGGACTAGATTTTTACCAGCAACTAAAGCGATGCCAAAGGAAATGCTTCCTATCTTAGATAAACCCACAATCCAGTATATTGTTGAAGAAGCTGCACGAGCTGGAATTGAAGATATTATTATAGTGACGGGTCGCCATAAACGCGCGATTGAAGATCATTTTGATAGTCAAAAAGAATTAGAAATGGTTTTAAAAGAAAAAGGGAAATCTGAGTTACTAGAAAAAGTTCAATATTCTACTGAACTTGCGAATATTTTTTATGTAAGGCAGAAAGAACAAAAAGGTTTAGGGCATGCCATAAGTTCGGCGCGTCAATTTATCGGCAATGAACCATTTGCGGTGTTGCTGGGTGACGATATTGTTGAATCTGAAGTGCCAGCAGTGAAACAGTTGATTGACGTTTATGAAGAAACTGGGCACTCAGTTATAGGTGTCCAAGAAGTTCCGGAAGCAGATACTCATCGTTATGGAATTATTGATCCATTAACTAAAAATGGACGTCAGTATGAAGTGAAAAAGTTTGTTGAAAAGCCAGCACAAGGTACGGCACCATCAAACCTAGCTATTATGGGGCGATATGTATTAACGCCTGAAATTTTCGATTATTTAAAAACGCAAAAAGAAGGCGCAGGTAACGAAATTCAGTTAACAGATGCGATTGAGCGCATGAATAATGATAATCAGGTGTATGCTTATGACTTCGAAGGCGAACGTTATGATGTTGGAGAAAAATTAGGCTTTGTCAAAACAACAATAGAATTCGCATTAAAAGATAACAGTATGAAAGAAGAACTCACACGATTTATTAAAGAATTAGGTTTATAA
- the fnbB gene encoding fibronectin-binding protein FnbB, which yields MKSNLRYGIRKHKLGAASVFLGTMIVVGMGQDKEAAASEQNSTTVEGNGNSATENKASEQQTTTNNVNTIDETQSYSATSTEQPSKSTQVTTEEAPKTVQAPKVESEIKSQIDLTLEKAADKETTGTQVDSAQQRSASEIKPRMKRAADVSEVAGKEVVEKEVKTTGSDVTNKVTVEAGSEIVGHNQDTNVVNPHNAQRVTLKYKWKFGEDIKQGDYFDFTLSNNVETHGISTLRKVPEIKSATEDKVMAIGEVINERKIRYTFTDYITNKKDLMAELSLNLFIDPTTVTKQGKQKVEVTLGDKTIEKEFNIKYLDGVKDRMGVTVNGRIDTLNKEDGKFSHFAYVKPNNQSLTSVTVTGQVTAGYKQNANNPTVKVYKHIGSDELAESVYAKLDDANKFEDVTNKVNLSYTGDGGYSLNFSDLDNSKEYVIKYEGEYDQNAKDLNFRTHLSGYHKYYPYYPYYSYYPVQLTWNNGVAFYSNNAKGEGKDKPNDPIIERGNPIELDFTSKQPDEKHELTGTIEESNDSKPIDFEYHTAVEGAEGHAEGVVETEEDSIHVDFEESTHENSKHHADVVEYEEDTNPGGGQITTESNLVEFDEESTKGIVTGAVSDHTTVEDTKEYTTESNLIELVDELPEEHGQAQGPIEEITENNHHISHSGLGTENGHGNYGIIEEIEENSHVDIKSELGYEGGQNSGNQSFEEDTEEDKPKYEQGGNIVDIDFDSVPQIQGQNKGDQSFEEDTEEDKPKYEQGGNIIDIDFDSVPHIHGFNKHNEMIEEDTNKDKPSYQFGGHNSVDFEEDTLPKVSGQNKGQQTIEEDTTPPVVPPTPPTPDVPSEPETPTPPTPEVPSEPGKPTPPTPEVPSEPEVPTPPTPEVPTEPGKPVPPAKEEPKKPSKPVEQGKVVTPVIEINEKVKTVTPAKAQQPKQVDQKELPQTGSEESTNKGMFFGGLFSILGLALLRRNKKNNKA from the coding sequence GTGAAAAGCAATCTTAGATACGGCATAAGGAAACATAAATTGGGAGCAGCATCAGTATTCTTAGGAACAATGATCGTTGTTGGAATGGGACAAGATAAAGAAGCTGCAGCATCAGAACAAAATAGTACAACAGTAGAGGGAAATGGGAATTCAGCTACTGAAAACAAAGCAAGTGAACAACAAACAACTACAAATAACGTTAATACAATAGATGAAACACAATCGTACAGCGCGACATCAACTGAACAACCATCAAAATCAACTCAAGTAACAACAGAAGAAGCACCAAAAACTGTACAAGCACCTAAAGTAGAATCTGAAATAAAATCACAAATTGATTTAACATTGGAAAAAGCTGCTGATAAAGAAACTACAGGAACTCAAGTTGATTCAGCTCAACAAAGAAGCGCTTCAGAAATTAAACCAAGAATGAAGAGAGCGGCTGACGTTTCAGAAGTTGCAGGTAAAGAAGTAGTGGAGAAAGAAGTTAAGACGACTGGTTCGGATGTAACAAATAAAGTTACAGTAGAAGCAGGTAGTGAAATAGTAGGGCATAACCAAGATACAAATGTTGTTAATCCTCATAATGCGCAAAGAGTAACTTTAAAATACAAATGGAAATTCGGTGAAGATATAAAACAGGGGGACTACTTTGATTTCACATTAAGTAATAATGTTGAAACACATGGTATTTCAACATTACGTAAAGTTCCGGAAATAAAAAGTGCAACAGAAGATAAAGTTATGGCAATTGGCGAAGTTATAAATGAGCGTAAAATCCGTTATACATTCACAGATTATATAACTAACAAAAAAGATTTAATGGCTGAATTAAGTTTAAACCTATTTATTGATCCGACAACTGTAACAAAACAAGGGAAGCAAAAAGTAGAAGTAACACTAGGTGATAAAACGATTGAAAAAGAGTTTAATATTAAATACTTAGACGGTGTTAAAGATAGAATGGGTGTTACTGTTAATGGTCGAATTGATACCTTGAATAAAGAAGATGGAAAATTTAGCCATTTTGCGTACGTGAAACCTAACAACCAGTCGTTAACTTCTGTGACAGTAACTGGTCAAGTAACAGCTGGATATAAACAAAATGCTAATAATCCAACAGTTAAAGTTTATAAACACATTGGTTCAGATGAGTTAGCCGAAAGTGTTTATGCAAAGCTTGATGATGCAAACAAATTTGAAGATGTGACTAACAAAGTAAATTTAAGTTACACAGGAGATGGTGGCTATTCTTTGAACTTTAGTGATCTAGATAATTCGAAAGAATATGTAATTAAATATGAAGGTGAATATGATCAAAATGCTAAGGATCTAAATTTCCGAACACATCTTTCAGGATATCATAAATACTACCCATATTATCCGTATTATTCATATTATCCAGTTCAATTAACTTGGAATAACGGCGTTGCATTTTACTCTAATAACGCTAAAGGCGAAGGTAAAGATAAACCAAATGATCCTATAATAGAACGTGGCAATCCTATCGAACTTGATTTTACATCAAAGCAACCTGACGAGAAGCACGAATTGACTGGTACAATTGAAGAAAGTAACGACTCTAAACCAATTGACTTTGAATACCACACTGCTGTTGAAGGTGCAGAAGGTCATGCTGAAGGTGTTGTAGAAACTGAAGAAGATTCTATTCATGTGGATTTTGAAGAATCGACGCATGAAAATTCAAAACATCACGCTGATGTAGTTGAGTATGAAGAAGATACAAATCCAGGTGGCGGTCAAATTACAACTGAGTCTAACTTAGTAGAATTTGATGAAGAGTCTACAAAAGGCATTGTGACTGGCGCAGTTAGCGACCATACAACAGTTGAAGATACAAAAGAGTATACAACTGAAAGTAACCTTATCGAATTAGTGGATGAATTACCTGAAGAGCATGGTCAAGCACAAGGTCCAATCGAGGAAATCACTGAAAACAATCATCATATTTCTCATTCTGGATTAGGTACTGAAAATGGTCATGGTAACTATGGCATCATTGAAGAAATCGAAGAAAACAGTCATGTTGATATTAAAAGCGAATTAGGTTATGAAGGTGGCCAAAATAGCGGTAACCAGTCATTCGAGGAAGATACAGAAGAAGACAAACCTAAATATGAGCAAGGCGGCAATATCGTAGATATCGATTTCGATAGTGTACCGCAAATTCAAGGTCAAAATAAAGGTGATCAGTCATTCGAGGAAGATACAGAAGAAGACAAACCTAAGTATGAACAAGGCGGTAACATCATTGATATTGACTTTGACAGTGTGCCACATATTCACGGATTCAATAAGCACAATGAAATGATTGAAGAAGATACAAATAAAGATAAGCCAAGTTACCAATTTGGTGGACACAATAGTGTTGATTTTGAAGAGGACACACTTCCAAAAGTGAGTGGCCAAAACAAAGGACAACAAACGATTGAAGAAGATACAACCCCTCCAGTTGTACCACCAACACCACCGACACCGGACGTGCCAAGTGAGCCGGAAACACCGACACCACCAACGCCAGAAGTGCCAAGTGAACCAGGTAAGCCAACGCCACCGACACCAGAAGTACCAAGTGAGCCGGAAGTACCAACACCGCCAACGCCAGAGGTACCAACTGAACCTGGTAAACCAGTACCACCTGCAAAAGAAGAACCTAAAAAGCCTTCTAAACCAGTGGAACAAGGTAAGGTAGTAACACCTGTCATTGAAATCAATGAAAAGGTTAAAACAGTTACGCCAGCAAAAGCACAACAACCTAAACAAGTGGATCAAAAGGAATTGCCACAAACAGGTAGTGAAGAATCAACAAATAAAGGCATGTTTTTCGGCGGATTATTCAGCATTCTAGGTTTAGCATTATTACGTAGAAATAAAAAGAATAATAAAGCATAA